One window of the Luteitalea sp. genome contains the following:
- a CDS encoding MerR family DNA-binding protein — MTALLIGQLAKRAGVATPTIRYYESIRLLQTPPRSSSGYRRYPEGTVEELAFIKKAQALGFSLDEIREILELSRAGRTPCEHVLAMAHRHLEVVEQRIRQLQRFRDRLAAEVGKWNGKTTPTCRGLCQIIASADAGSGTEPVELTGRQRVPQARH; from the coding sequence ATGACGGCTCTGCTGATTGGGCAACTGGCGAAACGGGCGGGCGTAGCGACGCCCACGATTCGCTACTACGAATCCATCCGCCTCCTCCAGACGCCTCCCCGATCCTCAAGCGGCTATCGGCGCTACCCGGAGGGCACGGTCGAAGAGTTGGCGTTCATCAAGAAGGCGCAGGCCCTTGGCTTCTCTCTCGACGAGATCCGCGAAATCCTCGAGCTGAGTCGGGCCGGCCGCACGCCATGCGAGCACGTGCTAGCGATGGCGCATCGCCACTTGGAGGTCGTCGAGCAGCGCATTCGCCAGCTTCAACGGTTCCGAGATCGACTCGCGGCGGAGGTGGGGAAGTGGAACGGCAAGACGACGCCGACCTGTCGCGGGCTGTGTCAGATCATTGCATCGGCCGACGCGGGCAGTGGCACCGAGCCGGTCGAGCTCACAGGGCGACAACGCGTGCCGCAGGCGAGGCACTAG